In Apodemus sylvaticus chromosome 7, mApoSyl1.1, whole genome shotgun sequence, the sequence aaaataatttagatCATAATTTCTCCTATTACCCTGGATTTGGCTGAGTTGCTTATCCCAGCCAATGCTTCAGTATTAACTTTATTCAAAATGTAAAGCGTGGACATTCTATAAGAATTAAGTGAACCGAGATTAAACAAACCCATTTTGAAGTGTCAAGTAGTGATCAGTTAATCTTGCTTCATGAACAAAGGGGTAAAACATAAGGCTGCTCTTAATAGTAAATTGCATATACAATGGTGTTGAAATTGTAGTTCCTAACTCTAGGGatgtgaaaattttaaaattattttgagatttgaTATCTCTCTGCTATAGTGAAGGACCAGCATATATTTATGTGGATATTTTCCTTACTTTCTCAAACATGATCTTTGCTCAGCGTTAACTTAACAAGGAACATCTGCATTTGCAATCAATACAGCAAAACTATTTTGTGGATAAAGCATTCAGTTGGCAACAGCAAGCATTTTTTGTACTAACATTTTCTAAATTGGATTATGAGCAGTCTTTCTGTGGCATAGGACCAAAACACTGCCACATGCATTTCATTTTCTTGTCATGTGTACTCTGTGGATTTTGAGCCAAGACATTCTCCACCacctctgtttcttcttcctctcccagaGCTGCCTCTTATGGAGATAAAAAACTGCTCAGTGGTGACGGAGTTCGTCCTCCTGGGAATCCCACACACAGAGGGCTGGGAGACTATGCTTTTTGTGTTATTCCTGCCCTTCTATGCCTGCACCCTGGTGGGAAATGTGTCGATCCTTGTGGCTGTTATTTCCTCTACTCGCCTTCATACACCCATGTATTTTTTCCTGGGGAACTTGTCCGTATTTGATATGGGTTTCTCTTCTGTGACCTGTCCAAAAATGCTCTTTTACCTTATGGGACTTAGCAGACTTATCTCCTATCAAGACTGTGTCTCCCAGCtcttcttctttcatttccttgggAGCATTGAGTGCTTTCTGTATAcagtgatggcctatgaccgctttGCTGCTATTTGTCACCCCCTACGGTACTCAGTCATCATGAATTCTAGGATCTGTGTGGCGCTAGCTGTGGGCACGTGGCTTTTAGGATGCCTCCATTCCACTGTCTTAACTTCCCTTACCTTCACTTTGCCTTACTGTGGTCCCAATGAAGTAGATCACTTCTTCTGTGACATACCAGCCATCTTACCCTTGGCCTCTGCTGATACGTCCTTAGCACAGAGAGTGAGCTTCACTAATGTTGGTCTAGTGTCCCTTGTCTGCTTTCTCCTGATCCTTTTGTCCTATACGCGAATCACAATCTCCATCTTGAGCATTCATTCAACTGAGGGGCGTCAGCGTGCCTTCTCGACCTGCAGTGCCCATCTCATTGCTATCCTCTGTGCCTATGGACCTATAATCACTGTATACCTACAGCCTACACCAAATCCCATGCTGGGAACTGTAGTGCAAATTCTGATGAACTTGGTAGGACCAATGCTGAACCCTTTGATCTATACTTTGAGGAATAAGGAAGTAAAGATAGCCCTGAAAAAGATACTGCATGGGAAGGGACCAGTTTCTGAggattaggaagaaaaataaataataacaataacaataataataataaatcacttGTGTGATATAGCATTGATATTGCCATGGGCTTCTGCTGATAGATCCTTAGCACAGGGTGAACATAGCTTCACTAATGTTGGTCTTTTACTAGCTTAGTCTTAGTTGTTGTTATTCGCCTTTTTTGGGAAGTAATAGTCACTCAGAAAAGAAGGTTTCTCTCATACAAGATTCATCTACTATATGTGAGATAATCTTAAGcataaagacaaaaattacaaaaaggaaaaaaggacaaTAATTGAACAAGAGTATTCACTTATCTCTAAAGAGTATTGGCACTTTctctcatatatgcatatatgtatatacatttttcttGGGTAATGGTTTTAAATACAACCATAATAGTTGAGAAATTTAGttatgatatttaaaattaatgttttttctatttaaaatttttagataataatgtaattacatttctcccttgcCTTTCTTCACTCCAAAACCTCCTACATAACTCTTCCAATCTTTCCTACATAAATCTTTCCTTCAGATTTACAGCCTCTGGTTACtctaattgttattgcatgtacacatgtatctgTATATACACATCTACTCCTAATTATAACTTCATCTATATAACATTACTTGTGTATTCCTGATCATTTGGCACTGGAAAACCAATTGGCTATGCCATTCCCTGGGGAAGAACCTCTTTCTTGCTGCCAGCTTCCCTCAGTTGCCCATACTTCTTCATGTCTTGCAACTCTACATACACAAAGAACTAAGCTCTGCTTTGTGCACAAAAATATGTTTTGACTTACATGCATATTGTAGACTCCTTAAACCCAGCTAATTTACACATATATTATCTTGCTCATATTTTGTGATGAAAAAGCTGACAATACATTATAAGTACTCTTCAAAGATATAGTACATCATCACTAACTATAGTCACCATGctataaaataaatctcttgaaataatttcttcactataatgaaatttttattccttaaaaatcatttttccaaATACAAGCACCTTATTCTAGTTCCTAAATTTTCCCATGTGTTTTTGGGAATTGGAGAATTTTGGATTCCATAATTGGTGTtgtatgttgaacatttgttttctAGTCTGGCAGTGTTCACTTTATAACACTGCAGATGGATTCCTGTGCTTCCCAATTACCTGACATCCTGCATTGTAAGGTTGAATACACTTCATTATCCACATGAGATATATTTTCATTACCCATTAATCTATTGAAGGACACTTAAGTGAATCTCAGAATCTGTtacaaataatgataaaatgaaCATAATAGTGCACACATTTTTAGCATATCCTTTATATCTTGTTATTAATCTGATAATGGGATTTAATGGGGATTTGGGGGGGCATATGGTAATTTTACTTTGGGTTTTTGGAAGAAACTTACCAGTGTTTTCAGAAACGGATGCttcttttaatttgcattcctACTGTGTAGTTGTTGCTTTTCCTTCTCCACATGTGTTACCTTTCACTTTTTAACCTAATGACTTTTGTCATTATAGCTATTCTCCAAGGTAGGGCATGATGACTCATTGTGATTCTGATTTGTATTTCTTACTGTTATTAGATTTACATTATAGTACTAGAAAAAAAGCAGTTGCCCTTGCCTTCAATTTAGCATATGATGAGTATTATTTTTGAATGTGTAATGCTTACAAGAACTCCTTTGATTGTGTGAAGTACTTGCATTGATGCTATCTCATTCTATACAAGGGGagattaaaaacagaataaatatgCTATATCTTTGGATAATAACCTGTACAACTGGAATTAAATAGACTGTAGACTGACTCCAGAGCTCTTGTTATTAGTATCTTCTTCATATAGGCATCATTAATACAAAGAAACCTCAAGAAAAAGAAGTAACTGATTGTGCTTGGGGTGTGTCATTGATGAGGGCGTTGGGAGGCAAAGTCCTGCGTGAGATAAGTAGATGTGGaagatctctctcttctctctccctctcttctctctccctctccctcatccctctccctctctctccctctctctccctctctctctctctctctctctctctctctctctctctctctctctctctcatttgcttGCAGCTTTACGCTGCACACACACCGCATTCCCCTGTGcgctctgcttttctcctgtatGCTTTTCTTGAACTCTCATGCTCATACATGTGAGTTCCCCTTCACtctcacatacaccacatacactatcctttctccctcctctccctacacacctcacattctctcttcactcactcttcacaagctcttctcatgctctccTCATTCGCTCTCTCACTTACCCTTCACATGCTCACTACTCACTCTCTACATGCTGTCTACATGCTGTCTACGTGCTGTCTACCCGCTGTCTACATGCTGTGTACATGctgtctacatgctctctacatgctctctacatgctgtctacatgctctctacatgctctctacatg encodes:
- the LOC127689749 gene encoding olfactory receptor 958, whose protein sequence is MEIKNCSVVTEFVLLGIPHTEGWETMLFVLFLPFYACTLVGNVSILVAVISSTRLHTPMYFFLGNLSVFDMGFSSVTCPKMLFYLMGLSRLISYQDCVSQLFFFHFLGSIECFLYTVMAYDRFAAICHPLRYSVIMNSRICVALAVGTWLLGCLHSTVLTSLTFTLPYCGPNEVDHFFCDIPAILPLASADTSLAQRVSFTNVGLVSLVCFLLILLSYTRITISILSIHSTEGRQRAFSTCSAHLIAILCAYGPIITVYLQPTPNPMLGTVVQILMNLVGPMLNPLIYTLRNKEVKIALKKILHGKGPVSED